The following are from one region of the Cetobacterium somerae genome:
- a CDS encoding glycoside hydrolase family 10 protein, translated as MKKLTFLLCLFLISFSFVFSKDNKREFRGVWIATVDNINWPSKQGLSIEEQKQEYIDILDEIKSLNMNAIIMQVRPTADRFYKKVNKEPWSKYITGESGKDPGYDPLEFFVEEAHKRNLEFHAWFNPYRITLKNNEKIPENHVAKKNPNWVIEYGGKYYYDPGNPKAREFTEDVIVDVVKNYNIDGVHMDDYFYPYPVLDKNKKVVPFGDNKSYKLYGKGMKIDDWRRKNTDTFVMELSKKIKKAKPYVKFGISPFGVWRNNDKDPTGSATRAGAENYDTLYADTRTWIQNEWIDYIVPQIYWDFNLKVAQYDILVNWWINEVKNSNVHLYIGHAAYKIGSNKAWRNENELIDQIKYNRNFENVHGSVFFGFDKIQKNSLNIKTNLKEKVYETQILPPTSPWIDIIAPKPVTNIKAKIIKDGVLLSWDDPANNYADYYAIYRSTNKEFDEKNSKYLLATVKRKYGLKYLDKNIEKNKTYYYKIAPVDRVHNQGEVKEKIILKK; from the coding sequence ATGAAAAAATTAACTTTTTTACTTTGCTTGTTTTTAATAAGTTTTTCTTTTGTTTTTAGTAAAGATAATAAGCGAGAGTTCAGAGGAGTTTGGATAGCAACAGTTGATAATATAAACTGGCCTTCTAAACAAGGGTTAAGTATTGAAGAACAAAAACAAGAGTATATTGATATTTTAGATGAAATAAAAAGTTTGAATATGAATGCTATAATAATGCAGGTAAGACCTACAGCAGATAGATTTTATAAAAAAGTTAATAAAGAACCATGGTCTAAATATATAACTGGAGAAAGTGGTAAAGATCCAGGATATGATCCTTTAGAGTTTTTTGTAGAGGAAGCTCACAAAAGAAATTTAGAATTTCATGCATGGTTTAATCCATATAGAATAACATTAAAAAATAATGAAAAAATTCCTGAAAATCATGTAGCTAAAAAAAATCCTAACTGGGTTATTGAATATGGTGGAAAATATTATTATGATCCTGGAAATCCAAAAGCTAGAGAATTTACAGAGGATGTTATAGTTGATGTTGTAAAAAATTATAATATTGATGGTGTTCATATGGATGATTACTTTTATCCATATCCAGTGCTAGATAAAAATAAAAAAGTTGTTCCTTTTGGTGATAATAAATCTTATAAATTATATGGAAAAGGAATGAAAATTGATGACTGGAGAAGAAAAAATACAGATACTTTTGTGATGGAATTATCGAAAAAAATAAAAAAGGCAAAACCATATGTAAAATTTGGAATAAGTCCTTTTGGAGTTTGGAGAAATAACGATAAAGATCCAACTGGGTCAGCAACAAGAGCAGGTGCAGAAAATTATGATACTTTATATGCAGATACAAGGACATGGATACAAAACGAATGGATAGATTATATAGTTCCGCAAATATATTGGGATTTTAATTTAAAAGTTGCTCAGTACGATATTTTAGTTAATTGGTGGATAAATGAAGTTAAGAATAGCAATGTTCATTTGTATATAGGTCATGCAGCTTATAAAATTGGAAGTAATAAAGCTTGGAGAAACGAGAATGAACTTATAGATCAAATAAAGTATAATAGAAATTTTGAGAATGTTCATGGAAGTGTATTCTTTGGATTTGATAAGATTCAAAAAAATAGCTTGAATATTAAAACAAATTTAAAAGAAAAAGTTTATGAAACACAAATATTACCTCCAACAAGTCCATGGATAGATATTATAGCTCCAAAACCAGTGACTAATATAAAAGCAAAAATTATAAAAGATGGAGTTCTTTTGAGTTGGGATGACCCAGCTAATAATTATGCTGATTACTATGCTATATATAGAAGTACAAATAAAGAGTTTGACGAAAAAAACTCTAAATATCTTTTAGCTACTGTAAAAAGAAAATATGGATTAAAATATTTAGATAAAAATATTGAAAAAAATAAGACTTACTATTATAAAATAGCTCCAGTAGATAGAGTTCATAATCAAGGTGAAGTAAAGGAAAAAATTATTTTAAAAAAATAA
- the glpX gene encoding class II fructose-bisphosphatase, protein MKRELALEFARVTEAAALAAYKWVGRGDKEAADQAAVDAMRTVLNGIKIQGEIVIGEGEIDEAPMLYIGEKVGIDSPDKERYSQVDIAVDPVEGTRMTAQGQANAIAVLAVGNKGSFLKAPDMYMEKLIVGPEAKGVIDLSKPLMENIDNICKALNKPLNELTVVVLDKPRHKTIIKDLQDLNIKVYALPDGDVAGSILTSVVDSDVDVLYGIGGAPEGVISAAVIKALGGDMQARLKLRSEVKGVSLENDKISAYEKSRCEEMGLRVGDVLKMDDLVKDDEVIFSATGITSGDLLEGVKRKGNIARTQTLVIRGKSKTVRYINAVHNLDYKPEDIMELVK, encoded by the coding sequence ATGAAAAGAGAGTTAGCTTTAGAGTTTGCTAGAGTTACAGAAGCAGCAGCCTTAGCAGCTTACAAATGGGTAGGTAGAGGAGATAAGGAGGCAGCAGATCAAGCAGCGGTAGATGCTATGAGAACTGTACTAAATGGGATAAAAATTCAAGGGGAGATTGTAATAGGAGAGGGAGAGATTGATGAAGCTCCTATGCTATACATCGGTGAAAAGGTAGGAATAGATTCTCCTGATAAAGAAAGATATTCACAAGTGGATATTGCTGTAGATCCGGTTGAAGGAACAAGAATGACAGCGCAAGGGCAAGCTAATGCAATTGCTGTTTTAGCAGTAGGGAATAAAGGTAGCTTTTTAAAAGCTCCAGATATGTATATGGAAAAATTAATAGTAGGTCCTGAAGCAAAAGGTGTAATTGATTTATCAAAACCTTTGATGGAAAATATAGATAATATCTGTAAAGCTTTAAATAAACCATTAAACGAGTTAACAGTAGTAGTATTAGATAAACCAAGACATAAAACTATAATAAAAGATTTACAAGATTTAAATATTAAAGTTTATGCTTTACCAGATGGAGATGTAGCAGGATCAATATTAACATCAGTTGTAGATTCAGATGTAGATGTACTTTACGGTATAGGTGGAGCTCCAGAAGGTGTTATATCAGCTGCTGTAATCAAGGCTTTAGGTGGAGATATGCAAGCTAGATTAAAATTAAGAAGTGAAGTAAAAGGTGTGTCATTAGAAAATGATAAAATATCTGCATATGAAAAGTCTAGATGTGAAGAGATGGGACTAAGAGTAGGAGATGTTTTAAAGATGGATGATCTTGTAAAAGATGATGAAGTTATTTTCTCAGCAACAGGAATAACAAGTGGAGATCTTTTAGAAGGTGTAAAAAGAAAAGGGAATATAGCTAGAACTCAAACTTTAGTTATAAGAGGAAAAAGTAAAACAGTTAGATATATAAATGCTGTTCATAACCTAGATTATAAACCTGAAGATATAATGGAATTAGTAAAATAA
- a CDS encoding septum formation initiator family protein yields the protein MKNLLWIVPLVIHFAFLGQNIFRSFVKIDKLKMEQEIKIKQKKEIESLIVRYDEMIENINNPFYREKVARNQLQMVLPGEKIYRLIETK from the coding sequence ATGAAAAATCTACTTTGGATAGTCCCGTTAGTTATACATTTTGCATTTTTAGGACAAAATATATTTAGATCATTTGTTAAAATCGATAAGTTAAAAATGGAGCAAGAGATAAAGATTAAACAAAAAAAAGAGATTGAAAGCTTAATTGTTAGATATGATGAAATGATTGAGAATATAAATAATCCCTTTTACAGAGAAAAAGTAGCTAGGAATCAACTCCAAATGGTTTTACCAGGAGAAAAAATTTATAGATTAATTGAAACAAAGTAG
- the def gene encoding peptide deformylase: protein MLYDIKIYGNECLRTVAEPVTEITPEILEILDNMVETMHEANGVGLAAPQVGISKRMFVIDIGDGIVRKIINPELIELSDTVENIDEGCLSVPGIYKPVKRSVTVKIKYLNEKGEEVIEEGTELLGRAFQHEYDHLEAILFVDKISPVAKRMVSKKLQLLKKEVGKN from the coding sequence ATGTTATACGACATAAAAATATATGGAAATGAATGTTTAAGAACTGTAGCTGAACCAGTAACAGAAATAACACCAGAGATACTTGAAATTTTAGATAATATGGTAGAAACAATGCACGAAGCAAATGGAGTAGGACTTGCAGCACCACAAGTTGGAATAAGCAAGAGAATGTTTGTAATTGACATTGGAGATGGAATTGTAAGAAAGATTATAAATCCAGAATTAATAGAGTTGTCAGATACTGTTGAAAATATAGATGAAGGATGTTTAAGTGTTCCAGGAATTTATAAACCTGTAAAAAGATCAGTGACAGTAAAGATAAAGTATTTAAATGAAAAGGGTGAAGAGGTAATAGAAGAGGGAACAGAACTTTTAGGAAGGGCTTTCCAACATGAATATGATCATTTAGAGGCTATTTTATTTGTAGATAAAATATCACCAGTAGCTAAAAGAATGGTATCTAAAAAGTTACAACTTTTGAAAAAAGAGGTAGGTAAAAACTAA